In Neisseria dentiae, one DNA window encodes the following:
- a CDS encoding IclR family transcriptional regulator, whose protein sequence is MVNETRNIQSVERAMYLLEQVAAAGGRVRLNDLAEQSGVNKTTLHGLLNTLCALGYIGREGKYYVLGLRLREIAQFLSDEDEKLRLHFRALVEKLHQSSGENVYLAVPCGTRGYLYIDFLGSGDYFKGVSPRGRREGLTTSAMGKVFLANIPEMAHSLRRAEKLPPQIGAELQQISACGYALDLEVAEAGLNAFALPLRRNGRTVAGVSVAGPAENLPQKRLVALAEEAMRWVAAFQ, encoded by the coding sequence ATGGTAAACGAAACGCGCAATATCCAATCGGTCGAACGGGCGATGTATCTGCTGGAACAAGTGGCCGCTGCGGGCGGGCGCGTGCGCCTGAATGATTTGGCCGAACAATCGGGGGTGAACAAAACCACGCTGCACGGTCTGCTGAACACGCTTTGCGCCCTCGGCTACATCGGGCGGGAAGGCAAATATTATGTATTGGGGCTGCGTTTGCGCGAAATCGCCCAGTTTTTGTCGGACGAAGACGAAAAACTGCGTTTGCATTTTCGGGCTTTGGTTGAAAAACTGCACCAGAGCAGCGGCGAAAATGTTTATTTGGCCGTGCCCTGCGGCACCCGCGGTTATCTGTATATCGATTTTTTAGGCAGCGGCGATTATTTCAAAGGCGTCAGCCCGCGCGGGCGGCGGGAAGGCTTGACCACTTCGGCCATGGGCAAGGTTTTTCTGGCCAATATCCCCGAAATGGCCCACAGCCTGAGAAGGGCGGAAAAGCTGCCGCCGCAAATAGGCGCGGAATTACAGCAAATATCGGCATGCGGCTACGCCTTGGATTTGGAAGTGGCGGAAGCAGGGCTGAACGCATTTGCGCTTCCCTTGCGGCGCAACGGCAGAACGGTGGCGGGCGTTTCGGTGGCCGGGCCGGCGGAAAACCTGCCTCAAAAGCGCTTGGTTGCTTTGGCGGAAGAGGCCATGCGTTGGGTGGCGGCTTTCCAATAG
- a CDS encoding DUF1479 domain-containing protein, whose product MAHMEMPADVGATIKATKQQLKAALPDYKRVFDEVEADIRAQVEEIKAIRAAGGNPIPRLQADDIVNGKITAEQISDIRKRGCVVVHGVFDRAATEQWNRDIGEYLDGNNFEEALKNAAEDNYFGTLNEGKPQIYGVYWSKPQVLARQDERMKKVQCFLNGLWKTESGGKQHFDPDNIISYADRVRRRPPRSKPLGLSPHVDSGTIERWLDENFRYVYRNVFNGNWREYDPFDGDGRTEVREIPSPANASIFRTFQGWTSLSPQRTHGGTLKLVPVANGMAYILLRALQDDVAEDDFCGAQPKRALGVFEQWHGLLLEAECPIPDMEAGDCVFWHCDLVHSVKAEHNGEFDSNVMYIGVAPRCPKNEAYLDGQWAAFVEGKSPPDFAADDFETTFKGRATEADLTELGRAQLQR is encoded by the coding sequence ATGGCACATATGGAAATGCCCGCCGACGTAGGCGCCACCATCAAAGCAACCAAACAGCAATTGAAAGCCGCATTGCCCGATTACAAACGGGTGTTCGACGAAGTGGAAGCCGACATCCGCGCGCAAGTGGAGGAAATCAAAGCCATACGGGCCGCAGGCGGCAACCCGATTCCCCGGCTTCAGGCCGACGATATTGTTAACGGCAAGATTACCGCCGAACAAATCAGCGATATCCGCAAGCGCGGCTGCGTGGTGGTTCACGGCGTGTTCGACCGCGCCGCCACCGAGCAATGGAACCGCGACATCGGCGAATATCTCGACGGCAATAATTTTGAAGAAGCGCTGAAAAACGCCGCCGAAGACAACTATTTCGGCACGCTTAACGAAGGCAAACCGCAGATTTACGGCGTTTATTGGAGCAAACCGCAGGTGCTGGCGCGGCAGGACGAGCGCATGAAGAAAGTGCAATGCTTTCTCAACGGCTTGTGGAAAACCGAATCCGGCGGCAAACAGCATTTCGACCCCGACAACATCATCTCTTATGCCGACCGCGTGCGCCGCCGCCCGCCGCGTTCCAAACCGCTGGGCCTGTCGCCCCATGTGGACAGCGGCACCATCGAACGCTGGCTCGATGAAAATTTCCGCTACGTTTACCGCAACGTGTTCAACGGCAACTGGCGCGAATACGACCCGTTCGACGGCGACGGCCGCACCGAAGTGCGCGAAATCCCATCGCCCGCCAACGCCTCGATTTTCCGCACCTTCCAAGGCTGGACCTCGCTGTCGCCGCAGCGCACGCACGGCGGAACCCTGAAACTGGTGCCGGTGGCCAACGGCATGGCGTATATCTTGCTGCGCGCCTTGCAGGACGATGTGGCCGAAGACGATTTTTGCGGCGCGCAGCCCAAGCGTGCCTTAGGTGTTTTCGAGCAATGGCACGGCCTCTTGTTGGAAGCCGAATGCCCGATTCCCGATATGGAAGCCGGCGATTGCGTGTTTTGGCATTGCGATCTGGTGCATTCCGTCAAAGCGGAGCATAACGGCGAATTCGACAGCAATGTGATGTATATCGGCGTAGCGCCGCGCTGCCCGAAAAACGAAGCCTATCTGGACGGTCAGTGGGCCGCGTTTGTGGAGGGCAAATCACCGCCGGATTTCGCTGCTGATGACTTCGAAACCACTTTCAAAGGCCGTGCCACCGAGGCGGATTTAACCGAGTTGGGTAGGGCGCAGCTGCAAAGATAG
- a CDS encoding FMN-dependent NADH-azoreductase gives MTTLLHLDASARSGLCGTDAHGSHTRRLSARFVRQWLQHRPDTRVIYRDVGQNPPSPVSGEWIRAAFTPENRRDQTMREALRESDTLVDELLTADLIVAGVPMYNFGPPAQFKAWIDNIVRVGRTFGFDRNRSGDPYWPLLAGMGKRAVLLSARGDYGYDGGKMYGKNHVEPSVFTALSYLGITEQHSIAVEYDEFADGRLAQSLADAEAATDRLAALLAAAV, from the coding sequence ATGACCACCCTGCTCCATCTTGATGCCAGCGCCCGCAGCGGCCTTTGCGGCACCGATGCACACGGCTCGCACACCCGCCGCCTGAGTGCGCGTTTTGTGCGGCAATGGCTGCAACACCGCCCCGACACCCGCGTGATTTACCGCGATGTCGGCCAAAACCCGCCTTCTCCCGTTAGCGGCGAATGGATACGCGCCGCATTCACGCCCGAAAACCGCCGCGATCAAACGATGCGCGAAGCTTTGCGCGAAAGCGATACCTTGGTTGACGAACTTTTGACCGCCGATTTGATTGTAGCCGGGGTGCCGATGTATAACTTCGGCCCGCCCGCCCAGTTCAAAGCATGGATAGACAACATCGTGCGCGTGGGCCGTACTTTCGGCTTCGACCGCAACCGCTCCGGCGATCCCTACTGGCCGCTGCTGGCGGGCATGGGCAAACGCGCGGTGCTACTGAGCGCACGCGGCGACTACGGTTACGACGGCGGCAAAATGTATGGCAAAAACCATGTCGAGCCTTCGGTATTCACCGCTTTAAGTTATTTGGGCATTACCGAACAGCACAGTATCGCCGTCGAATACGACGAATTTGCCGACGGGCGGCTGGCGCAATCGTTGGCAGACGCCGAAGCGGCAACCGACCGTTTGGCGGCCTTATTGGCGGCGGCAGTTTGA
- a CDS encoding LysR substrate-binding domain-containing protein: protein MARILPSLDALYVFEAAARSGSFKAAAESLSVSATAVSHRIRALEEALGCALFVRRVRAVALTAEGELLLAAVTEGLDGISAAIERIRSGGRSKVTVSVTPEFAAKWLVPKLADFQTACPGIDLHVHASYAAADLNGGTADLAVRYGGGTFAGATAEPLFQERFAPVAAPWLKRKLPADAAQWPLIHMNWYLPQQQAFDWPAWAEQAGLPPVLFRHGTRYSDGTHAVQAAVAGHGVALLGLPLLAEELRLNLLEVVAEPVLHGRFYYVCMPDKRQVGAAVQTVKNWLLKSVV, encoded by the coding sequence ATGGCCAGAATCCTACCTTCGCTCGATGCCCTTTATGTATTCGAGGCTGCCGCACGCTCGGGCAGTTTCAAAGCGGCGGCCGAATCCTTATCGGTGAGCGCTACCGCGGTCAGCCACCGTATCCGTGCGCTGGAAGAGGCTTTGGGGTGTGCGTTGTTTGTACGCAGGGTGCGCGCGGTGGCATTGACTGCCGAGGGAGAGCTGCTGCTGGCGGCGGTAACGGAAGGTTTGGACGGCATTTCCGCCGCCATCGAGCGCATCCGCAGCGGCGGCCGCAGCAAAGTTACGGTGTCGGTAACGCCGGAATTCGCCGCCAAATGGCTGGTGCCGAAGCTGGCGGATTTTCAGACGGCCTGCCCGGGAATCGATTTGCACGTTCACGCCTCATATGCCGCGGCAGATTTGAACGGCGGCACGGCGGATTTGGCGGTGCGCTACGGTGGCGGCACGTTTGCGGGCGCAACGGCCGAGCCGCTGTTTCAGGAACGCTTCGCACCGGTGGCTGCGCCGTGGCTGAAGCGGAAGCTGCCGGCAGATGCCGCGCAATGGCCGCTGATCCATATGAACTGGTATCTGCCGCAGCAGCAGGCGTTCGATTGGCCGGCATGGGCGGAGCAGGCGGGATTGCCGCCGGTGCTGTTCCGTCACGGCACCCGTTATTCCGACGGCACGCATGCCGTGCAGGCAGCGGTGGCCGGGCATGGCGTGGCCTTGCTCGGCCTGCCGCTGCTGGCCGAAGAATTGCGTTTGAATTTGTTGGAAGTGGTTGCGGAGCCGGTTTTGCACGGCCGCTTTTATTATGTGTGTATGCCCGACAAACGGCAGGTTGGCGCGGCGGTGCAGACAGTGAAAAACTGGTTGCTGAAGTCGGTTGTTTGA
- a CDS encoding amino acid aminotransferase: MFRHIDFYPGDPILSLVETYNNDPRGHKVNLGIGIYFDENGKLPLLDSVRAAETKRAAAAQPRPYLPMEGLDSYRRAVQKLLFGDNCTALKENRIATIQTLGGSGALKVGADFLHRWFPKAKAYVSDPTWDNHKGIFEGAGFEVGTYPYYDYETGGVKFEEMLAFFLSLPEHSVLVLHPCCHNPTGVDLTPAQWDAVLEIVQTRKLIPFMDIAYQGFGENFDSDAYAIRKAVMMGLPLFVSNSFSKNLSLYGERVGGLSVVCPSEEEAALVFGQLKFTVRRIYSSPPAHGGYIAADVMNTPELFAQWESEVYAMRDRIRAMRQKLYEVLSEKVPGRNFDYFITQRGMFSYTGLSPEQVQRLQSEFAVYLVASGRMCVAGLNEGNAGYVADAFAAVLNG, from the coding sequence ATGTTCCGACACATCGATTTCTACCCCGGCGATCCGATTCTGAGCCTGGTCGAAACCTATAACAACGACCCGCGCGGCCACAAAGTAAACCTCGGCATCGGCATTTATTTCGATGAAAACGGCAAACTGCCGCTGCTGGATTCTGTGCGGGCCGCCGAAACGAAACGTGCCGCCGCTGCGCAGCCGCGCCCCTATCTGCCGATGGAGGGTTTGGACAGCTACCGCCGGGCGGTACAGAAACTGCTGTTCGGCGACAACTGCACGGCATTGAAAGAAAACCGCATCGCCACCATCCAAACCCTCGGCGGCTCGGGCGCGCTCAAAGTGGGCGCCGATTTTCTGCACCGCTGGTTTCCCAAAGCCAAAGCCTATGTGAGCGACCCCACTTGGGACAACCACAAAGGCATTTTCGAGGGCGCGGGTTTTGAAGTCGGCACTTATCCTTACTACGATTATGAAACCGGCGGCGTAAAATTCGAGGAAATGCTGGCCTTTTTCTTAAGCCTGCCCGAGCACAGCGTGCTGGTGCTGCACCCCTGCTGCCACAACCCCACCGGCGTGGACCTGACACCCGCACAATGGGACGCGGTGCTCGAAATCGTGCAAACCCGCAAACTGATTCCGTTTATGGACATCGCCTACCAAGGTTTCGGCGAAAACTTCGACAGCGACGCCTACGCCATCCGCAAAGCCGTTATGATGGGGCTGCCGCTGTTTGTCAGCAATTCTTTCTCTAAAAACCTGTCGCTCTACGGCGAACGCGTCGGCGGCCTGAGCGTGGTATGCCCCAGCGAAGAAGAAGCCGCCTTGGTGTTCGGCCAGCTTAAGTTTACCGTGCGCCGCATCTATTCCAGCCCGCCCGCACACGGCGGCTATATCGCGGCAGACGTGATGAACACGCCCGAGCTGTTCGCGCAATGGGAAAGCGAGGTTTACGCCATGCGCGACCGCATCCGCGCCATGCGGCAGAAATTGTATGAAGTGCTCTCTGAAAAAGTGCCGGGCAGAAATTTCGACTATTTCATCACCCAACGCGGCATGTTCAGCTACACCGGACTTTCTCCCGAACAAGTGCAGCGCCTGCAAAGCGAATTTGCGGTTTATCTGGTCGCCTCCGGCCGCATGTGTGTAGCGGGGCTGAACGAAGGCAATGCAGGCTATGTGGCCGATGCGTTTGCCGCCGTATTGAACGGGTAA
- a CDS encoding C40 family peptidase yields the protein MRPILRAAALAAAAFALASCGSTSSPRKPKTHAAKSVQPVRIKHISQEDGGRELILQSMDLVGTPYRWGGATDSGFDCSGMIQYLYKNALNVNIPRTSRQMAEASKKISPGKLKSGDLVFFNTSGRGISHVGLYIGNGEFIHAPRSGSTVRTERLDKPYYAQRFVKAGTFFD from the coding sequence ATCCGCCCTATTCTGCGCGCCGCCGCACTCGCCGCCGCCGCTTTCGCCCTCGCCTCGTGCGGCAGCACCTCCTCGCCGCGCAAACCCAAAACCCACGCCGCCAAAAGCGTGCAGCCCGTGCGCATCAAACACATCAGCCAAGAAGACGGCGGCCGCGAGCTGATTCTGCAAAGCATGGATTTGGTCGGCACACCCTATCGCTGGGGCGGTGCCACCGACAGCGGCTTCGATTGCAGCGGCATGATCCAATACCTCTACAAAAACGCCCTCAACGTCAACATCCCCCGCACCTCTCGCCAAATGGCCGAAGCCAGCAAAAAAATCAGCCCGGGCAAGCTCAAAAGCGGCGACTTGGTGTTTTTCAACACCTCCGGCCGCGGCATCTCCCATGTGGGGCTGTATATCGGCAACGGCGAATTCATCCACGCCCCGCGCTCGGGCAGCACCGTGCGCACCGAGCGGCTCGACAAACCCTATTACGCCCAGCGCTTTGTAAAAGCCGGCACGTTTTTCGATTAA
- a CDS encoding cupin-like domain-containing protein, with translation MGFKLTPIDVVDTISREEFREKYLKPRRPLVIRNMSKSWPAYEKWSLDYMKEAVGDITVPLYDSSKADPAAPINAASAEMKFGDYIDLIKREPTDLRIFLFDPIKHAPSLLNDYVFPKDLMGGFLDKYPTMFFGGIGSETFLHYDIDMAHIFHTHFGRKHIILFDYKWKERLYQIPFATYALEDYSVEAPDTARFPALEGVEGIECHLEYGDTLFMPTGWWHWMKYLDGSFSLSLRAWDESWSVKAHSVWNLTVQRKFDNFMKARYRQRYMGWKEQLAVKRANKALAKGLPRR, from the coding sequence ATGGGCTTCAAACTCACCCCGATCGATGTGGTCGACACCATCAGCCGCGAAGAATTCCGCGAAAAATACCTCAAACCGCGCCGCCCGCTCGTAATCAGAAACATGAGCAAAAGCTGGCCGGCTTATGAAAAATGGTCGCTCGACTACATGAAAGAAGCCGTCGGCGACATCACCGTGCCGCTTTACGACAGCAGCAAAGCCGACCCCGCCGCGCCGATTAACGCCGCCAGCGCCGAAATGAAGTTCGGCGACTATATCGACTTAATCAAACGCGAGCCTACCGACCTGCGCATTTTCCTGTTCGACCCCATCAAACACGCCCCCTCGCTGCTCAACGATTACGTGTTCCCCAAAGACCTGATGGGCGGCTTTCTCGACAAATATCCCACCATGTTTTTCGGCGGCATAGGCTCCGAAACCTTTCTGCACTACGATATCGACATGGCGCACATCTTCCACACCCATTTCGGCCGCAAACACATTATTCTGTTTGACTACAAATGGAAAGAGCGGCTCTACCAAATCCCGTTCGCCACTTACGCGCTCGAAGACTACAGCGTAGAAGCCCCCGACACCGCCCGCTTTCCCGCACTCGAAGGCGTGGAAGGCATAGAATGCCATCTAGAATACGGCGACACCCTGTTTATGCCCACCGGCTGGTGGCACTGGATGAAATACCTCGACGGCTCGTTTTCCCTTTCGCTGCGCGCATGGGACGAAAGCTGGTCGGTCAAAGCCCACAGCGTGTGGAACCTCACCGTGCAGCGCAAATTCGACAACTTCATGAAAGCGCGCTACCGCCAACGCTATATGGGCTGGAAAGAGCAGCTCGCCGTCAAACGTGCCAACAAAGCCCTGGCAAAAGGGCTGCCGCGCCGCTGA
- a CDS encoding NAD(P)H-hydrate dehydratase, which yields MMFSSPYQSKRFDAQLEAAARFPQLFVPRTAESHKGTHGTLAVIGGAAGMSGAVILAAVAAIYNGCGKVWAGFNQNALPLPVIPERPEIMLSTAPELQKRGDISAWVLGCGLDLCANALAVLHTQLMLADGNPLLLDADALTLLARHPEAAGQAARRGNLILTPHPAEAARLLGTATAEVQADREHAAARISRRFNAYTVLKGPHTLVCAPNGSLLHTNRSGNPGLAAAGSGDVLSGIIGSLLAQGIAPEQAVCGGVWLHGAAADVLKDSETGETGMLSGELAPAARWLRNRITEALHPNG from the coding sequence ATGATGTTTTCCAGCCCTTACCAAAGTAAACGTTTCGACGCCCAGTTGGAAGCCGCCGCCCGCTTCCCGCAGCTTTTCGTGCCGCGCACGGCCGAGAGCCATAAAGGCACGCACGGCACGCTGGCGGTTATCGGCGGCGCGGCGGGCATGAGCGGCGCCGTGATTCTGGCCGCCGTGGCCGCCATTTATAACGGCTGCGGCAAAGTGTGGGCGGGTTTCAACCAAAACGCCCTGCCGCTGCCCGTTATTCCCGAGCGCCCCGAAATCATGCTTTCAACCGCGCCCGAGCTGCAAAAACGCGGCGACATCAGCGCCTGGGTGCTTGGCTGCGGTTTGGATTTGTGTGCAAACGCCCTCGCCGTGCTGCACACCCAGCTAATGCTTGCCGACGGCAACCCGCTGCTGCTCGATGCCGACGCCCTCACCCTGCTGGCCCGCCACCCCGAAGCAGCCGGGCAGGCCGCCCGCCGCGGCAACCTGATTCTCACGCCCCACCCCGCCGAAGCCGCCCGCCTGCTCGGCACCGCCACCGCCGAAGTGCAGGCAGACCGCGAACACGCCGCCGCCCGCATCAGCCGCCGGTTTAACGCCTACACCGTGCTCAAAGGCCCCCACACGCTGGTGTGCGCCCCAAACGGCAGCCTGCTCCACACCAACCGCAGCGGCAACCCCGGCTTGGCGGCTGCCGGCAGCGGCGATGTGTTGAGCGGCATCATCGGCAGCCTGCTGGCGCAAGGCATCGCGCCCGAGCAAGCCGTTTGCGGGGGTGTGTGGCTGCACGGTGCCGCCGCCGATGTGTTGAAAGACTCCGAAACCGGCGAAACCGGCATGCTTTCCGGCGAACTCGCACCCGCCGCCCGCTGGCTGCGCAACCGCATCACCGAAGCCTTACACCCCAACGGCTGA
- a CDS encoding cytochrome b/b6 domain-containing protein — translation MKQKLKVWDLPTRLFHWTLVLAVAFMWYSAETGGNLLIWHLRVGLLILGLIVFRICWGLWGSDTSRFANFVRAPGQIVRYLKGEISENEQPGHNPLGALMVLALLAALLFQVTTGLFANDENTFTNSGYLNSLAGDDLGGTFRTLHVTFFNVLLGLIGIHVATIFIYKFLKKHDLIKPMITGYKSIEGKLPALAFAGGGKLAAALAVAAAVVACVLFIG, via the coding sequence ATGAAGCAAAAACTGAAAGTTTGGGATTTGCCCACGCGGCTTTTCCATTGGACGCTGGTGTTGGCCGTTGCCTTTATGTGGTATAGCGCAGAAACGGGCGGCAACCTTTTAATATGGCATTTGCGCGTGGGGCTGCTGATATTGGGGCTGATTGTGTTCCGCATCTGCTGGGGTTTGTGGGGCAGCGACACCTCGCGCTTCGCCAACTTCGTGCGCGCTCCGGGGCAGATTGTGCGCTATCTCAAAGGTGAAATCAGCGAAAACGAACAACCCGGCCACAACCCGCTGGGCGCGCTGATGGTGCTGGCCCTGCTGGCGGCGCTGCTGTTTCAGGTAACAACGGGTCTGTTTGCCAACGATGAAAACACGTTTACCAACAGCGGTTATCTGAACAGCCTGGCAGGCGATGATTTGGGCGGCACGTTCCGAACCCTGCACGTTACCTTTTTCAATGTGCTGCTGGGGTTAATCGGCATACACGTTGCCACGATTTTCATTTATAAATTTCTGAAAAAACACGATTTGATTAAGCCCATGATCACCGGCTACAAATCAATCGAGGGCAAACTGCCTGCGCTGGCGTTTGCCGGCGGCGGTAAACTGGCGGCGGCTTTGGCTGTTGCCGCCGCCGTTGTGGCGTGTGTGTTGTTTATCGGTTGA
- a CDS encoding peptide chain release factor 3, whose amino-acid sequence MSNIPQEVRRRRTFAIISHPDAGKTTLTEKLLLFSGAIQSAGTVKGKKSGKFATSDWMEIEKQRGISVASSVMQFDYRDHTVNLLDTPGHQDFSEDTYRVLTAVDSALMVIDAAKGVEAQTIKLLNVCRLRNTPIVTFMNKYDREVRDSLELLDEVENILKIRCAPVTWPIGMGKNFKGVYHILNDEIYLFEAGGERLPHEFDIIKGIDNPVLSERFPLEIQQLRDEIELVQAASNEFDLEEFLAGGLTPVFFGSAINNFGIQEILNSLIDWAPAPKERDATVRMVQPSEEKFSGFVFKIQANMDPKHRDRIAFLRVCSGKFERGMKMKHLRINREIAASSVVTFMSHDRELVEEAYAGDIIGIPNHGNIQIGDSFSEGEQLSFTGIPFFAPELFRSVRIKNPLKIKQLQKGLQQLGEEGAVQVFKPHSGGDLILGAVGVLQFEVVTSRLAAEYGVEAVFDNASIWSARWVSCADKKKLAEFEKANAANLSVDAGGNLAYLAPNRVNLNLTQERWPDIVFHETREHSVNLNA is encoded by the coding sequence ATGTCGAATATTCCACAAGAAGTGCGCCGCCGCCGCACTTTCGCCATCATTTCCCACCCCGATGCGGGTAAAACCACGCTCACCGAAAAGCTGCTGCTGTTTTCGGGTGCGATTCAGAGCGCGGGCACGGTGAAGGGCAAGAAAAGCGGCAAGTTCGCCACTTCCGACTGGATGGAAATCGAGAAGCAGCGCGGCATTTCGGTGGCTTCTTCGGTGATGCAGTTCGACTATCGCGACCACACCGTCAATCTCTTGGACACCCCCGGCCACCAAGACTTTTCGGAAGACACCTACCGCGTGTTAACGGCGGTGGACAGCGCCTTGATGGTGATTGACGCGGCCAAAGGCGTGGAGGCGCAAACGATTAAACTCTTAAACGTTTGCCGCCTGCGCAACACGCCCATCGTTACCTTTATGAACAAATACGACCGCGAAGTGCGCGATTCGCTGGAACTGCTCGACGAAGTGGAGAATATTTTGAAAATCCGCTGCGCGCCGGTTACCTGGCCGATCGGCATGGGCAAAAACTTCAAGGGTGTGTATCACATTCTGAACGACGAAATTTATCTCTTCGAGGCCGGCGGCGAGCGGCTGCCGCACGAGTTCGACATTATCAAGGGCATCGACAATCCGGTTTTGAGCGAACGCTTTCCGCTGGAAATCCAGCAGTTGCGCGACGAAATCGAATTGGTGCAGGCCGCCTCGAACGAGTTTGATTTGGAAGAGTTTCTGGCGGGCGGACTCACGCCGGTGTTTTTCGGTTCGGCGATTAACAATTTCGGTATCCAAGAGATTTTGAATTCCCTGATTGACTGGGCGCCGGCGCCGAAAGAGCGCGATGCCACCGTGCGCATGGTGCAGCCGTCTGAAGAAAAATTCTCGGGGTTTGTGTTTAAAATCCAAGCGAATATGGATCCGAAACACCGCGACCGCATCGCCTTTTTGCGCGTGTGTTCCGGCAAATTCGAGCGCGGCATGAAAATGAAGCACCTGCGCATCAACCGCGAAATCGCCGCTTCCAGCGTGGTAACGTTTATGTCGCACGACCGCGAGCTGGTGGAAGAAGCCTACGCGGGCGACATCATCGGTATTCCCAACCACGGCAATATCCAAATCGGCGACAGTTTTTCGGAAGGCGAGCAGCTCTCGTTTACCGGCATCCCGTTTTTCGCGCCCGAGCTGTTCCGCAGCGTGCGCATTAAAAACCCGCTGAAAATCAAACAGCTGCAAAAAGGCTTGCAACAGCTCGGCGAAGAGGGCGCAGTGCAGGTGTTCAAACCGCATTCCGGCGGTGATTTGATTTTGGGCGCGGTGGGCGTGTTGCAGTTTGAGGTGGTGACTTCGCGCTTGGCCGCCGAATACGGCGTGGAAGCGGTGTTCGACAACGCTTCGATCTGGTCGGCGCGCTGGGTGTCTTGCGCCGATAAGAAGAAGCTGGCCGAGTTTGAAAAAGCCAATGCGGCCAATTTGTCGGTGGACGCGGGCGGCAATCTGGCCTATCTCGCGCCCAACCGTGTGAACCTGAATTTAACGCAGGAACGCTGGCCGGATATTGTGTTCCACGAAACGCGCGAGCATTCGGTGAATCTGAACGCTTGA
- a CDS encoding lipoprotein: MKHILFAATLAAALSACTVGTPGMSVGLGVGTSIGRHVGLGTSINIPVGLDRTRSGGNTKDGVNVVEEQIVTYFDAQGNARNQSVKGGFHRQLISKRSNEYIVQDFYSDNNQKRTDPYTLPRNRLMDFRAHPEDGTLTTYAYNGNVMQQQVFKNGKLVNAKY, translated from the coding sequence ATGAAACACATTCTGTTTGCCGCCACCCTCGCCGCCGCCCTGAGCGCCTGCACCGTAGGCACGCCCGGTATGTCGGTGGGCTTGGGCGTGGGCACCAGCATAGGCCGCCATGTCGGCTTGGGCACTTCCATCAATATCCCCGTCGGGCTGGACCGCACCCGCTCCGGCGGCAACACCAAAGACGGCGTAAACGTGGTGGAAGAGCAAATCGTTACCTATTTCGACGCCCAAGGCAACGCCCGCAACCAATCGGTTAAAGGCGGCTTTCACCGCCAGCTGATCAGCAAACGCAGCAACGAATACATCGTGCAGGATTTCTACAGCGACAACAACCAAAAACGCACCGACCCCTACACCCTGCCCCGTAACCGCCTGATGGATTTCCGCGCCCATCCCGAAGACGGCACGCTGACCACTTATGCCTACAACGGCAACGTGATGCAGCAGCAGGTTTTCAAAAACGGCAAGCTGGTGAACGCGAAATATTAA
- a CDS encoding LysE/ArgO family amino acid transporter, with amino-acid sequence MHPFLTGLMITGGLIVAIGAQNAFVLKQGLLKQHVALVVFLCWLCDVVLIALGVFGTAALLSGSPTASALLALAGGLFLLAYGAMNVKRAWQGGGHLAVNTGKPAAVSALKTATATLALTLLNPHVYIDTVVLIGGAASPFGQTGKMLFLLGSVTASALWFVSIGFGARLLLPLFRRERVWQILDSLIAAMMFYLAWGLLQQALPLLF; translated from the coding sequence ATGCACCCCTTTCTCACCGGACTGATGATCACCGGCGGCCTGATTGTCGCCATCGGCGCACAAAATGCGTTTGTTTTGAAACAAGGTTTGCTCAAACAACACGTAGCCTTGGTAGTATTTTTGTGCTGGCTGTGCGACGTGGTGCTGATTGCACTGGGCGTGTTCGGCACCGCCGCCCTGCTCTCGGGCAGCCCCACCGCTTCGGCGCTGCTGGCGCTGGCCGGCGGCCTGTTTCTGCTGGCCTACGGCGCAATGAACGTCAAGCGTGCCTGGCAGGGCGGCGGGCATCTGGCGGTCAACACCGGCAAACCGGCCGCCGTTTCCGCCCTGAAAACCGCCACCGCCACGCTCGCCCTCACCCTGCTCAACCCCCATGTGTATATCGACACGGTGGTATTAATCGGCGGCGCGGCTTCGCCTTTCGGCCAAACCGGCAAAATGCTGTTTCTGCTCGGCTCGGTAACCGCTTCGGCGCTGTGGTTTGTTTCGATCGGCTTCGGCGCGCGCCTGTTGCTGCCGCTGTTTCGCCGCGAACGCGTGTGGCAGATTCTCGACAGCCTGATTGCCGCCATGATGTTTTATCTGGCCTGGGGCCTGCTGCAACAGGCTCTGCCGCTGTTGTTTTGA